A window of the Plutella xylostella chromosome 11, ilPluXylo3.1, whole genome shotgun sequence genome harbors these coding sequences:
- the LOC105391418 gene encoding PR domain zinc finger protein 5 has translation MAQHAADFICDYCDRGFTRKYNLRIHIENCHLNTVTSCGVCNQSFGSTSGLQQHLNRGHNRNHQGFPECDLCGRIFKRKQNIVSHMITIHLQGSEIRCLICLKTFTTQRNLKRHINQLHNPDFEYLECDDCSKIFKGKHSLINHIQAMHNPANKQNCTCHVCDRTYTNTRNLKRHIETCHGERGEYKCCFCTKVYTSNQSLRRHQRIRHNPKITNVKSIPLEVLNGVYDEDVVKNHNNGYQCRKCKKTFYSEPVLRQHMKLAHSFSSFYKYCRSVLLKQETLKLETQVNKFYNCEFCNYVFSNVYELKNHMHSNHDVEYCLSTCNVCFNKFYSKETACEHKKICLPPADANACSHCDKLFTDVSSLQFHARIFHPQSQITDQDVTSTNTEDVAESSVYNCPHCQRVYYSDRSLKHHMKLKHSEGEAVECPICGKICSNKYYLASHTKLVHEEQLFSKCEYCDKQFKSRRNVRRHIEFTHLGMQRYKCIECETLFKEKRSLRKHVRTKHSDSKSFPQCHICEKRFESAKSCKIHLKLVHSFNLNTHPCHKCSVSFTSYESLRVHLQTNHLAEEEIYKCEECNLVFEGHEKFENHNELYHVSLVSKIKQKILPRCILCMKDFSTRKTLKRHIKKFHTEFDPDELATFGSRRRIFTVDCEHCVKKFTDDSYVSLYQKLRRVNSRDSPVFKCEFCGCSYSVLEFSIQNYRLQSADGVTKTILSELCTTEMSEGESEDRKGGFRLLDDSMMEPESTTTEIKKEVIDNYSDMMSIKMEPVSP, from the coding sequence ATGGCGCAGCACGCAGCAGACTTTATCTGTGACTACTGCGACCGCGGTTTCACCAGGAAATACAACTTACGGATCCACATAGAGAACTGTCACCTAAACACCGTCACCTCTTGCGGGGTCTGCAACCAATCCTTCGGCAGCACCAGCGGCCTCCAACAACACCTGAACCGGGGCCACAATAGAAACCATCAGGGCTTCCCCGAATGCGACCTTTGTGGACGCATCTTCAAAAGGAAACAAAACATCGTTTCCCATATGATAACAATCCATTTACAAGGGTCGGAAATAAGATGTCTCATCTGCCTGAAAACGTTTACCACGCAACGCAATCTAAAAAGGCATATCAATCAGTTACACAATCCGGATTTCGAGTATTTAGAGTGTGACGACTGCAGCAAGATCTTCAAGGGGAAACATTCGCTGATAAACCACATTCAGGCGATGCATAACCCGGCTAATAAACAGAACTGTACGTGCCATGTTTGTGATAGGACTTACACGAACACGCGCAATCTGAAGCGTCATATCGAGACGTGTCATGGGGAAAGGGGGGAGTATAAGTGCTGCTTCTGCACCAAGGTATACACGTCCAATCAAAGCCTGCGTCGACATCAGAGGATCAGACACAATCCGAAGATAACCAACGTGAAATCAATCCCTTTGGAAGTCCTCAACGGGGTCTATGACGAAGACGTGGTAAAGAATCATAACAATGGCTACCAGTGCAGGAAATGTAAGAAGACTTTTTACAGCGAACCGGTGTTGCGGCAACACATGAAGCTAGCGCATTCTTTCAGCTCCTTCTATAAATACTGCAGGTCTGTGTTACTCAAACAGGAAACTCTGAAGCTAGAAACTCAAGTGAACAAGTTTTACAACTGCGAGTTCTGCAACTATGTCTTCAGTAACGTTTACGAGTTGAAGAACCATATGCACTCGAATCACGATGTAGAATACTGCCTGTCGACTTGCAATGTGTGTTTCAATAAGTTCTACAGCAAAGAGACGGCTTGCGAACACAAGAAGATCTGTCTTCCGCCCGCCGACGCCAATGCTTGCAGTCATTGTGACAAACTCTTCACTGATGTATCCAGTCTTCAGTTCCACGCCAGGATCTTCCATCCACAATCCCAGATAACTGACCAGGACGTCACATCGACCAATACTGAGGACGTGGCAGAGAGCTCGGTGTACAACTGCCCGCATTGCCAGCGCGTGTACTACAGCGATCGATCGCTGAAGCATCACATGAAGCTAAAGCATTCGGAAGGCGAAGCCGTTGAGTGTCCCATTTGCGGGAAAATCTGTAGTAACAAGTACTATCTGGCATCGCACACTAAGCTAGTTCACGAAGAGCAATTGTTCTCGAAATGCGAGTATTGCGACAAACAGTTTAAATCGAGGAGGAACGTGCGCAGACATATTGAGTTCACGCATTTAGGGATGCAAAGATACAAGTGCATTGAGTGTGAAACTCTTTTCAAAGAGAAGCGAAGTCTCCGAAAGCATGTTAGGACGAAGCATTCGGATTCTAAATCGTTCCCTCAGTGCCATATCTGCGAGAAAAGATTCGAGTCGGCCAAGTCTTGTAAGATCCATCTGAAGTTGGTACATTCCTTCAATTTGAACACGCATCCGTGTCACAAATGCTCGGTCTCTTTCACGTCTTACGAGTCTCTCAGAGTCCACCTGCAAACCAACCATTTGGCGGAAGAGGAAATTTACAAGTGTGAGGAATGCAACCTAGTGTTCGAAGGCCACGAGAAGTTTGAGAACCACAACGAATTGTATCACGTGAGCCTTGTCTCCAAGATTAAACAGAAGATTTTGCCGCGCTGCATACTGTGTATGAAGGATTTCAGCACAAGGAAGACGTTGAAACGGCACATAAAGAAATTCCACACGGAGTTTGACCCAGACGAGCTGGCTACCTTCGGCTCTAGACGACGAATCTTCACCGTCGATTGCGAGCATTGCGTGAAGAAATTCACTGACGACTCATACGTCAGTCTCTACCAGAAGCTGAGGCGCGTTAACTCGAGAGACTCGCCGGTCTTCAAATGCGAGTTTTGTGGCTGTTCGTACAGCGTTCTAGAGTTTTCCATCCAGAACTACCGTTTGCAAAGCGCCGATGGCGTCACTAAGACGATTCTGAGTGAACTCTGCACTACGGAGATGAGTGAGGGAGAGAGTGAGGATAGAAAGGGAGGGTTTAGGTTGCTAGATGATAGCATGATGGAACCAGAGAGCACAACGACTGAAATCAAGAAGGAAGTCATAGACAACTATTCTGATATGATGAGTATTAAAATGGAACCTGTTTCACCATGA
- the LOC105391419 gene encoding protein asteroid: protein MGVRGLTTYVNYNQNLFLKYHILHDTKLVVDGHSLCAQLYRKLNGFPAFGGNYDQYAAYVKRFFKNLRKCKIECYVLFDGSYETRKLKTAYGRLRSKIKGASHLDPVTQSSLSIFPLFLRDVMKEIMTEMQILYTVCEFEADDEIAAVARQLQCPVLSYDSDFFIYNVMYIPFNTLEMKPECFEDDGKTFYGLECKMYKVEYLVQSLGGLKEELLPLFATLMGNDYIQKKVFKNFFSQMKLGKGRNKNNDLQRSIHGLFKWLQNETLESAIEKIIGRIKKKKKQRILYLIKKNMSAYNYRQCRSLQFFNIVSDNNTEEELNIPDVVECVETESAEENDSSGSDDENNSSENEAEDEEVEAHVSEVDEIVTITPEDPVSRLPAWLADRIRTNVVPKPYICLYTLHLYFMFPQAEDYNDEDSFLCVLSVLRYAFDILTDFTEENFLYVSREKDSEYKRVWIGTDYAIPRPVETNYGDMEVKDLNIYFRHFIEVKLPGLNLAELDPLPSNFRLAFLSILFWVANCQVPTGYLHSLFLSYIMLEVIDEKTGTFRGHHFFNTKHSKKLEALKTKPKESIDKDELLLNKNKVEYEDCLLAASMLLQHFEISNEIKKKPKSYDVRKVHKFAQFQCCLQQLNFLSILSGEYYEKTRYSKFYNGTFVYNVATKLENQNDPTTFVANWLKGANTVLTFYKSLCVVYEKCAKQLGLETLSSGVSKRRRGKKVSKNYSFIVENFESEVVI from the coding sequence ATGGGCGTGCGAGGCCTGACGACGTACGTGAATTACAACCAAAACTTGTTCCTAAAATACCACATTTTACACGATACAAAACTAGTGGTGGATGGCCACAGTCTCTGCGCTCAGCTGTATCGGAAACTAAACGGCTTCCCGGCCTTCGGGGGCAACTACGACCAGTACGCAGCCTATGTAAAGAGGTTCTTTAAGAATTTGCGCAAATGCAAAATAGAATGCTACGTTCTGTTCGATGGAAGTTACGAGACAAGGAAGCTGAAGACCGCCTATGGCCGCCTCAGGTCTAAGATAAAAGGTGCCTCACACTTGGACCCTGTCACTCAGAGCAGCCTGTCAATCTTCCCGCTGTTTCTAAGAGACGTAATGAAAGAAATAATGACCGAGATGCAGATTCTGTATACAGTTTGCGAATTCGAAGCTGACGATGAAATAGCAGCTGTAGCCCGGCAGCTTCAGTGTCCCGTGCTGAGCTACGACTCGGACTTCTTCATTTACAACGTCATGTACATCCCGTTTAATACTCTGGAGATGAAACCCGAATGTTTCGAGGATGATGGCAAAACGTTCTACGGGTTAGAATGCAAGATGTATAAGGTGGAATATTTAGTCCAGAGTCTAGGTGGGCTTAAGGAGGAATTGTTGCCACTGTTTGCTACGTTAATGGGCAATGACTACATACAGAAAAAggtgtttaaaaactttttttccCAAATGAAATTGGGGAAAGGCAGAAACAAGAACAACGATTTACAAAGGTCAATCCACGGTCTATTCAAATGGCTTCAAAATGAGACTCTGGAGTCTGCTATTGAGAAAATCATTGGCAGgataaaaaagaagaaaaaacaaagaatTCTTTACCTGATAAAGAAAAACATGAGTGCGTACAACTACAGACAGTGTAGATCTCTACAATTCTTTAATATAGTATCTGATAATAACACTGAAGAAGAACTCAACATACCTGATGTAGTTGAATGTGTAGAAACCGAGTCTGCTGAAGAGAATGATAGCTCTGGGTCTGATGATGAAAACAATAGCTCTGAAAATGAGGCTGAAGACGAAGAGGTGGAGGCGCATGTATCAGAAGTTGATGAAATTGTTACTATTACTCCAGAGGATCCAGTATCCAGACTCCCTGCGTGGCTGGCTGACCGCATTAGAACCAATGTGGTGCCCAAACCATATATCTGTCTCTACACTTTGCATCTCTATTTCATGTTTCCACAAGCCGAAGACTATAATGACGAAGATTCGTTCCTATGTGTATTAAGTGTTTTGAGATACGCATTTGACATCCTAACAGATTTCACTGAAGAAAACTTTTTGTATGTAAGCAGAGAAAAGGATAGCGAATACAAAAGAGTTTGGATCGGCACTGATTATGCCATCCCTAGACCAGTGGAAACGAATTATGGTGATATGGAAGTAAAAGACCTGAACATATATTTCAGGCATTTCATAGAGGTGAAACTTCCTGGTTTGAATCTGGCAGAACTGGATCCCTTGCCGTCCAACTTCCGGTTGGCGTTTTTGTCAATACTATTCTGGGTTGCCAACTGCCAAGTACCTACAGGATACCTACACAGCCTGTTCCTATCTTACATCATGCTAGAGGTGATAGATGAAAAGACTGGCACATTTAGAGGCCACCACTTCTTCAATACGAAGCACTCAAAGAAATTAGAagcattaaaaacaaaaccaaaggAAAGCATAGACAAAGATGAGTTGCTTCTAAACAAGAATAAAGTCGAATATGAAGACTGTTTGTTAGCAGCCAGCATGCTTCTTCAACACTTTGAAATAAGCaacgaaataaaaaagaaaccAAAAAGTTATGATGTCAGAAAAGTTCACAAGTTCGCTCAATTCCAGTGCTGCCTGCAACAGCTTAACTTTTTAAGCATCTTAAGTGGTGAATACTACGAAAAGACCCGCTATTCCAAATTTTATAATGGAACTTTTGTGTATAATGTTGCAACTAAACTGGAAAATCAGAATGATCCCACCACGTTTGTGGCGAATTGGTTGAAAGGTGCCAACACAGTGTTGACTTTTTACAAAAGTTTATGTGTAGTTTATGAGAAATGTGCAAAACAACTAGGTTTAGAGACGCTAAGTTCCGGTGTTAGTAAGAGGAGGAGGGGCAAGAAAGTGTCCAAAAATTATTCTTTTATTGTAGAAAACTTTGAATCAGAAGTTGTTATATAa
- the LOC105391425 gene encoding DNA-directed RNA polymerase I subunit rpa49, with product MKLRIDEVVPKGDTCPVLVNFLNGTVTENFTTAKCYTFQDENTGKKTIATEIDKIVYYGEEEDDGLEQTFLVARNKKTGKVRLIEAGAVNIKPYFHREKPSELLDTSAIELSRKFGSKKSKQKMEHKERLKVDTKTVTEQMEKVTKTITAEKADLTAYLVENSDEFYVPPINKDAVEVHDVYDLDQILSPEQLEKVLSEIEGKDYATEYHPFIKDIVSDRTLDSKEIALGLYASALFNIYSMNSRDIAKKSFSISAISPTLNEIVLMNFCQQAPGKPRARPAMYRDKTICHAIVLCLLLNKFKLDLEMLATKMKISPTTVVAKARACLATVTVSGQKKVAVLKLPLPSNKAFRRKSAKF from the coding sequence ATGAAATTACGAATAGACGAAGTGGTCCCGAAAGGCGACACGTGCCCTGTGCTCGTCAACTTTCTGAACGGAACCGTTACAGAGAACTTTACCACTGCCAAATGCTACACCTTCCAAGACGAAAACACTGGCAAGAAAACAATTGCAACTGAGATAGATAAAATAGTTTACTATGGCGAAGAAGAAGATGACGGGCTGGAGCAAACCTTCCTCGTGGCGAGAAACAAAAAGACCGGGAAAGTGAGATTAATAGAAGCCGGCGCGGTTAACATAAAACCTTACTTTCATAGAGAAAAACCATCAGAGCTACTGGACACCTCAGCTATAGAGCTCAGCAGGAAGTTCGGCTCCAAAAAGAGCAAGCAGAAGATGGAGCACAAGGAACGACTCAAAGTGGACACAAAGACTGTCACCGAACAGATGGAGAAAGTCACAAAAACCATCACCGCGGAAAAAGCTGATCTCACAGCGTACCTCGTAGAGAATTCCGATGAGTTTTACGTGCCACCTATTAATAAAGACGCCGTGGAAGTGCATGATGTGTACGACTTGGACCAGATCCTCAGCCCGGAGCAACTCGAGAAGGTTCTGTCAGAAATAGAGGGAAAAGACTATGCAACGGAATACCATCCATTTATAAAGGACATTGTATCGGACAGAACGTTAGATAGCAAAGAGATAGCTCTCGGTTTATATGCTAGTGCTCTGTTTAATATATACTCAATGAACAGCCGCGATATAGCCAAGAAGTCTTTCAGTATTAGCGCAATTTCACCGACGCTGAATGAAATAGTTCTAATGAACTTTTGCCAGCAGGCTCCTGGGAAACCGCGGGCTCGCCCAGCCATGTACAGAGACAAGACTATATGCCATGCAATAGTCTTGTGTTTGTTACTGAACAAGTTTAAGCTTGATTTGGAGATGTTAGCAACAAAGATGAAAATATCACCGACCACGGTTGTAGCTAAAGCACGGGCCTGTCTCGCGACTGTCACCGTGTCTGGACAGAAGAAAGTGGCTGTTCTCAAACTTCCACTGCCGTCTAACAAAGCATTTAGGAGAAAAAGTGCCAAGTTCTAG